Sequence from the Myxococcales bacterium genome:
TCACCACGGCCGTCGTCGCCGACGGCGGCCTGTCCAGCAGCACGCTCAAGGAAGCCACCAGTTGGGGCAAGATCGACCGCCAGGCCCGCAGCGCCATGGCGTGGGTCGAACCCAGCGTCGCCCTGCCGCTGCTGGCGCAGTACGTCTTCGACCGGCATCCGCCGCGGCCGCGGCTCAAGGCGGTCTGGGACGGCGACATCCTGAAAAAACTCGTCAAGCCTTCTCCGGCCAAGAAACGCTGATCGGCGACGCCGAATCCGCACAACGGCGCACGGAGGTGCCGATGCGACGACTCTTCGTTTCCCTCGCGGTGTTTTCGTTCTGGTTCGCTCTGTTGTCGCCGGCCCGGGCGGCCGTCACCCAAATGCCCGGTTGGCCGCAGGAAGTGACGGGCAACGTCACCTTCGGCGAAACGTGCGGCCTGGTGCTGGCGAACGTCGACGCCGACCCTGATCTGGAAGTCATCGTCGCCACGGCCGGCCAGCAGCTCCACGTCTGGAAACTGGACGGCGCCAAGGTCTTCACCGCCGCCCTAACCGGCCTGGCGCAGACCGTCCCGGCGGTCGGCGACGTCAACGGCGACGGCGATCCCGAGATCGTCGTGGCAACGCGTGACGCCTCCGGCGGCTCGCCCACGCCCACGGTGTACGTCTTCGCCGGCGACGGCACGAAACTCGCCCAGAAAGCCCTGCCCCACGGCGGCGCGTCCAACAGCCCGCCGACCCTCGCCGATCTCGACGGCGACGGCGCGCTCGAAATCCTGGTCGACGAACGCGGCAGCTCCACCGGCTGGCTGCACGCCTGGGACGGCGACCTGAATTCGATCGGCGGCTCCTGGCCGGTTGTGTTGGACCACGTGCCGGCGACCAGCGCCGCGGTGGGCGACATCGACGGCGTCGCAGGCCTGGAAGTGGCGATCTGCTCGTACAGCAGCTTGTGGGTGGTCGACGCGGACGGCATCGCCCAGGCGAACTTCCCCCGGACCATCGCGGGCGAAGGCTACAGCTACGGTTCGCCGGCGCTGGCCGACCTGGACGGCGACGGTCGGCTGGAGATCGTCACCACGACGCACGGCGATTTCAACCGCGTGCACGTCACGACGGCCGACGGCGCGGAACTGGCCGGCTGGCCGTACGACCTGGGCGACGCCTGGACCTTCGCGCCGCCCGCGGTGGGCGACATCGACGGTGACGGCGGCCTCGAAGTGGTGGCCGGGCGCTCCGGCGGCACGATCGCCGACGACAACCTGTTCGTGATCCGCGCCGACGGCACCGATTTCGCGCCATTCCCGTACCGGATGACCGGCGGGGCGGAAGGCAGTTACGTGCTGGCCGACATCACCGGCGACGACCGGTTGGAAATCCTCTTCACCAACAACCTGCTGGACGACAACCAGGGCTACCTGTTCGCCGTCGACGCCGACGCGCAACCGCTCGCCGGCTGGCCGCTGCGCCCGGCGGGCTTCACCTACCTCAACGGCGCCACGCTGGCCGACGTCAACGGCGACGGCGTGCCGGAAATCGGGGCGGTGGGTTCCGCGAACGGCGTGGAGTCGGTCAATTTGTACCGCTCGCCCGATTACACGTTCGGCCCCGGCGGCGTTCATTGGCGCACCTACCAGGCCGACGACCGGCACAGCGGCCTCTATCACCCCGTTTACCCGGGCGACGACGATGACGACGACACGACCGGCGATGACGACGATGACGACAACGACGACAACGACGACGCGACCGACGACGACGCGACCGACGACGACGCGACCGACGACGACACCTCGGGCGACGACGATTCCACCGGGAACGGAACCGGCGACGACGACAACGATGACGACAGTTCCGGCGGTTGCGGATTCTAAGCCGGCCGGCGACTTGAATTACCCCGTAAAACGGGATACCGATTATCCGGGCGGGCGGGATTTCCTTTCGATTGCCGATGCCCAGGATTGCTGACCCGTTGCGGCGGATCCGCCAACTCCACCTCACCGCACCCGCGCCGGGCTCGCTTGCCTTCACCGGATGATAAAGCCGTGCGTTCGCCGCTTGCGGCGGCGCGGCTCGGATACCGACCCAAGGTTCCACCCGCTCCTCAAGGAGTCGGCCATGAATTTCCGGCGGCTCTGGGTACTGGCGGTCTTTTTGCCGTTGGCGCTGGCGTTTTTGCCGTCGTGCGCGAACCCGGGCGACGACGATTCCGGCCCGAGCCAAGGCGATGATGATGCTTCGCCGGTTGACGACGACGGCGGCGATGACGACGACGACAATGACAACGACTCTCCCAGCGACGATGACGATAACGATAATGACGACGACGACGATTCGGCCGACGATGACTATACGGGCCCGGACGACCCGCTCGAACCGTCCGCCGATTTTCTCGCCCGGCAGGCCGAGTTTCTCGCCTATTGCGACCAATACGGCGCGCCGCCCCTCGGTACGACCAACGGCCAGGTCTGCCGCGCCTTCACCGGAACCGGGCAATTCAACGAGGCCGCGATCCTCTTGTCGCTGAACACGATCGCCTCGCGCGAGGACACGGCGGATTTCGATCTGAACGCCGTGCTGCGATTGCTTTACCTCGACCGCGAGGAATCCATCCTGCCGGCGGACCTCAAGGCGCTGATGGAATCGACGGTGCTGACGTTCAAGTACTGGCTCGACGAATCCGGTCCGGATGATATGTGCTGGTGGTCGGAAAATCATCAGGTGCTGTTTCACGCGGCCGAACTGCTGGCGGGCCAGTTGTTTCCGGATCAGATCTTCTACAATTCGCTGGCCACCGGCGCGGAGCACGCCGCCCACGCGCGGGAATTGCTGGACCGCTGGCTCGCGATCCGCGGCCGCTTCGGTTTCGCCGAATGGCACTCCAACGTCTACCTCAACGAGACCATGGCGGCCTTGCTCAACCTGGTCGATTACTCAGACGACGAAGCGATCACCGTCAAAGCGGCGATGCTGCTGGACGAGTTGACCTTCGATCTGGCGAGCAACACCTACGACGGGCTTTATGCCACGGCGCACGGCCGCACCTACGAAAGCCATCTGCTCGACGGCTTGACCGATTCCACCCGCGAGGCCGCCTGGATTTTGCTCGGCTTGGGTGATTATCTCGATCCGAGCAACTTCACCGGCGCGTTTTTGGCGACCAGTGAAAAATATTGGCCGCCAGTGATTCTGGAAGATATTGCCGCCGCGGCCGCGCCGGCTCTGGAGCACCGCCAGCGCGACGGCCTCGACATCGCCGCCGGCCCGTCCTACGGCGTCGGCTACGAGGATTTCGCGGATATCCTGGTCTGGTGGGGAATGACCGGTTACGCGGCGCCGCCGATCATCGCCGGCACGTTCGAGATGGTCGAATACTACAACCTGTGGGAAGGCTATTTGTGGAGCGATCTGGCTTTCCTGCGCTTTTTGGTCGGCAGCCCGCTGCTGCCTTCGCTGGCCGAAACCTACGAACCGCTGGCGCGCGGCGTGGCGCTGGAGTCGGCGGGAACCTACACCTATCGCACCTCCGCCTATCAGCTTTCCGGCGTCCAGGATTACAAGCCGGCCCTGTGGTCGGCGCAGGTCCAGGCCTGGCAGGCGACGCTCGATCGGACGGCCTTCGTCTTCACGTCCTACCCGAGCATCGGGTGGCTGACCTCCTTGATGGACGGACCCTGGATCGGCGGCTGGCTGCCGCGCGCAACGTTTTACCGCAACGTCGGCGTCATCCAATATTGGCGGCCGGAACTGCCGCTGATCGACCACCTGCTCTTCGCCGATTACACGCACGCCTACTTCAAAAGAAGCGCCTTCGACCAGACCGCCGCGCGCGGCCATTGGGTCATCGGGCGGAAGGGCGAGGCCTACGTGGCGCTTTATTCGCAAAACCCGCCGTCCTGGTCGGCGCAAAACAATTACGAACTGATCGCTCCCGGCCGCGAAAACATCTGGATCGTTGAACTGGGCGACCGCGAACACAACGGCCCGTTCACGCAGTTCGTCAACGCCGTCGCCGGCGCGACGATCGAAATCGGCGATCGACTGACCTATGAATCGCCGAGCCTCGGCGAGGTCGTCGTCGGGCGGGAAGGCCCGCTGACGGTGGCGGGTGAGACGGTGGACCTGGGGCCGTTCGCGCGCTGGGACAATCCGTATTCCTTCCAGGAGTACGGCGCGCAAATCACCCGAATCCATTACGACGGCCAGCGCCTCGAACTGGATTTTCAAACGCCGCGGCGGCGCTATTGGTCGGGAGCCGCCGAATAGAAGGAGGATCGCGCCATGCGGTTTTTTCAATCCTGCGCCTGGGCCTTCCTGTTGCTTACGGCCATCGCGTTCCTGGCGTCGTGCGCCGCTGATGATGACGACGACGATTCCGGCCAAAACGGCCTTGATGATGATTCGTCACCGACCGACGACGACGATGACGATAACGATAACGACGATGATTCGTCACCCGGCGATGACGACAACGACGATAACGACGACACCACGCCGGCCGACGTTTTGGACGAGGTCGATCCGTACATCGGCACCGGCGGTCTCGGTTACGGCTACGCGGCGGCGTATCCGGGCGCGAAATATCCGCATGGCATGATCACCCTGAACCCCAACACCACCCGCAACGGCTTCAACCCGTATCAGCAGGAGTTTTCCGGCTACAACTATTCCGATCCGCAAATCCGCGGGTTCGTCCACACCCAGCTCTTCGGGGTCGGCGGACCCGCCGAGGGCAACCTGCTGGTCATGCCGATGAAGGAAAAGCCCGCCGGCGACATCCGGGAGGCGATGTTCCGCAGCGCCTTTGCCAAGGAAACCGAAATCGCGACGCCCGGCTACTACTCGGCCTACCTCGACGACGCGCAAACGCGGGTCGAACTGGCGGCGGCGGCCAATAGCGGCGTCGAGCGATTCACTTACGCGGCCGGCGTTTCCCCTTACTTCATCGTCTGGCCGTCGTATTACCAGATCGACGGCTGGACGTACGACTCCCTGATTGAAATTGATGCGGGCGAGCAGGCGATCTCGGGTTGGATCGATTACAGCGGCGCCCAAAACAAATCCGACGGCTACGTGGTCTACTATGCCCTGACCTTCTCGCGGCCGTTCACCGATTCGGCGGTCTGGCATTACGGCGGGCCGGCGGAAGCGGGAACTTCGTTGCAAGCGCCCGACGCGGGCGCCTACGTCGGTTTCGCCGCCACCGCGGAACCGTTGATCGTCAAGGTCGCCATCAGTTTCCAAAGCGTCGCGCAGGCGCGGGCCAACCTGGCCGCGCAGGTCGCCGACGCCGATTTCGATACCGTGTGGCTCGCCGCCCGCGCGGCCTGGGAAGAAGAACTGGGCAAAATCGAGGTCCGCGGCGGCACGCCGCGGCTGCGACGCATGTTTTACACCGCGCTGTATCACACCCACATGATGCCGTCCGATTTTACCGAGGCGAACAACCGCTACTTCGGTTACGACGGGCAGACGCACGATTCCGGGAGCCGCCGCTATTACACCGAAATGTCGTTGTGGGATACCTACCGCACCTATCATCCGTTCCTGGATCTGCTCGATCCGGTCCGCGCCGCCGATCTGCTGCAATCGCTGACCGACATGTACGTGCAGGGCGGCACCGTTCCCCGCTGGGCCGGCGCGGTCCGCGACACCGGCTCGATGATCGAAACGCCCGCCCATATCGTCTTCGGCGAGGCCTATCTGAAAGGCGTCCGCGATTTCGACTACCAGACCGCCTACGAAGGCTGCTACGCCCAGGCCACCGGGGGCAGCGCCCGCGACTGCCTCGATCAATACATCAACCTGCATTTTCTGCCCGAGGATCAGTGCTACCGGGGAGTCAGTCACATCACCGAAGCCTGCCGGGCCGACGCCGCCCTGTCGAAGTGGGCCGACGCCCTGGGCTTGCCGGCGGACGCGGCGCTGTTTTTGGAACGCAGCCGCTATTACCGCAACCATTTCGATCCCGCGACCGGCTTCCTGCGCCCGAAAAACGCCGACGGCTCGTGGGATACCCCGTTTTTTCCGGATAACCCGTTCAACGAACACTACGTCGAAGGCGACGCCTGGCAATATACCTTCTGCGCGGAGCACGATCTGGAAGGCCTGAGCGCCTTGTTCGGATCGACAGCGGCCATGACGGCCAAACTGGAGGAGGCGTTTCAACTGGCGGCCGACGGTCCACCGGGAATCGTTCTGCCGGGCAGCTACTATTGGGCGGGAAACGAGCCGGACATTTTCTATCCGTACATTTTCGCCCAGGCCGAGCGGCCCGATCTGACGCAGAAGTGGACGCGCTGGATCGTCGCGACCAAGTTCGGCGACGGGCCCGACGGCCTGCCGGGCAACGACGACGGCGGCACGATGTCGTCCTGGCTGCTGTTCACTATGCTGGGATTTTTCCCGCTCAACGGCACCGATATCTATTTGATCGGCAGCCCACTGTTCGACGAGGCGGTGCTGCATCTGCCGGACGGCGATTTGATCGTCACCGCGACCGACAACAGCCCGGAAAACCTGTACGTCCAGGCGGTCCGATTGAACGGTGAACTGCTGGCCGATCCCTGGTTCACCCACGACCGGATCGCCGCCGGCGGAACCCTCGAATTCGAAATGGGACCGCAACCGGCCGCAGCCGCCAAACCGCTCGGAAAATGACCCAACGGTTTTCATCGCCGATTGTCGCGCCCCAGGCAGCCGTTTGACCGGTTTTGCGGATTGCCGAAGACTCTTGTAATCGCAAGATTCAACTTGCACTGGTTTGTAATGTGTTACGCCATCATTGGCGTTCTTTCGCTGTTTCATTTAGAATTAACCGCGAATGAACACGAATAAACACGAATGAATTCCCAAATTGTCAGGCCGACGACGAGGAAGTGCTGGTGTACAAGCCGTATTGGGCGCATTTGAATCAGATCGGGGCGCCGGTGCGTTTGACCGACGCCGACGGCGCGGTGGTCTGGGCGGCGGAATACGAACCCTTCGGCAAAACCGTGTCGCTCGACGAGGATCCCGACGGCGACGGCGAGACTGTCACCATGAACTTCCGCTTCCCCGGTCAGTACTATGATTCGGAAACCGGCCTGAATTACAACTGGCACCGCTACTACGATCCGACCGCGGGGAGATATCTGCAGGCAGAATTTTCCCAAGTATTACAAGTTAATGATTTTAGAAAAGAACTAAATAAAAATTATGGCCAACATTTTGTATATGCAGAAAATAATCCACTTAGTTTTATCGATTTTACAGCAAATGATTCGATGACATTCAGTATTGGTGGTGGAGGAATAGTAGGAGTAAATCTTTCTATTACACTAGCTGACTGTGGGTTGTATATAAGTTATGGATTTGGAGTTGGTTCAATTTGGCTCGCCGATGTCGGAATTACTTGGTCTAAGCAAAATCCAAATATTGGGAAAAATTATACATTATATGATCAAGGTGTTTTTTGTCGTGCTGGAATAACAAATTTTAAGGAAAATGCTTCAGCTGAACTTGGTTTTGGAAGAAGGCCCCCAGGCCCCACTTTCAATTATTACCAAACTGGCAAACTAATAAAATTCAACCTGGGCCCTGGAAAATGCAATTAGAGAGAGTCAAATGGAAATCTCAGAACATTTTTTACTAATAGGCTATATTATATTTCTTAGCCTTATGTTGGCCTTTAGAAAAAGGCTATATAAGGGCCTTGTCTGGCAATTTAAAACATTTTATAATTACGAAATAAATATTACAACTGCAAGA
This genomic interval carries:
- a CDS encoding VCBS repeat-containing protein, with the translated sequence MRRLFVSLAVFSFWFALLSPARAAVTQMPGWPQEVTGNVTFGETCGLVLANVDADPDLEVIVATAGQQLHVWKLDGAKVFTAALTGLAQTVPAVGDVNGDGDPEIVVATRDASGGSPTPTVYVFAGDGTKLAQKALPHGGASNSPPTLADLDGDGALEILVDERGSSTGWLHAWDGDLNSIGGSWPVVLDHVPATSAAVGDIDGVAGLEVAICSYSSLWVVDADGIAQANFPRTIAGEGYSYGSPALADLDGDGRLEIVTTTHGDFNRVHVTTADGAELAGWPYDLGDAWTFAPPAVGDIDGDGGLEVVAGRSGGTIADDNLFVIRADGTDFAPFPYRMTGGAEGSYVLADITGDDRLEILFTNNLLDDNQGYLFAVDADAQPLAGWPLRPAGFTYLNGATLADVNGDGVPEIGAVGSANGVESVNLYRSPDYTFGPGGVHWRTYQADDRHSGLYHPVYPGDDDDDDTTGDDDDDDNDDNDDATDDDATDDDATDDDTSGDDDSTGNGTGDDDNDDDSSGGCGF
- a CDS encoding glycoside hydrolase family 92 protein yields the protein MRFFQSCAWAFLLLTAIAFLASCAADDDDDDSGQNGLDDDSSPTDDDDDDNDNDDDSSPGDDDNDDNDDTTPADVLDEVDPYIGTGGLGYGYAAAYPGAKYPHGMITLNPNTTRNGFNPYQQEFSGYNYSDPQIRGFVHTQLFGVGGPAEGNLLVMPMKEKPAGDIREAMFRSAFAKETEIATPGYYSAYLDDAQTRVELAAAANSGVERFTYAAGVSPYFIVWPSYYQIDGWTYDSLIEIDAGEQAISGWIDYSGAQNKSDGYVVYYALTFSRPFTDSAVWHYGGPAEAGTSLQAPDAGAYVGFAATAEPLIVKVAISFQSVAQARANLAAQVADADFDTVWLAARAAWEEELGKIEVRGGTPRLRRMFYTALYHTHMMPSDFTEANNRYFGYDGQTHDSGSRRYYTEMSLWDTYRTYHPFLDLLDPVRAADLLQSLTDMYVQGGTVPRWAGAVRDTGSMIETPAHIVFGEAYLKGVRDFDYQTAYEGCYAQATGGSARDCLDQYINLHFLPEDQCYRGVSHITEACRADAALSKWADALGLPADAALFLERSRYYRNHFDPATGFLRPKNADGSWDTPFFPDNPFNEHYVEGDAWQYTFCAEHDLEGLSALFGSTAAMTAKLEEAFQLAADGPPGIVLPGSYYWAGNEPDIFYPYIFAQAERPDLTQKWTRWIVATKFGDGPDGLPGNDDGGTMSSWLLFTMLGFFPLNGTDIYLIGSPLFDEAVLHLPDGDLIVTATDNSPENLYVQAVRLNGELLADPWFTHDRIAAGGTLEFEMGPQPAAAAKPLGK